The following is a genomic window from Pseudomonas purpurea.
TGACTACGCGATCCAGCTATACCTGATACAAGCCGAGACCCTGTCGGCCAACAATCAGGGCGATCGCGCCTGGAAGGTCCTTGAACAAGCGTTGCAGCAATATCCGGATGACCTGAACCTTCTCTATACGCGGGCCATGCTGGCGGAAAAGCGCAATGACCTGGCGCAAATGGAGAAAGACCTGCGACTGATCATCAAGCGCGACCCGGACAACGCCATGGCGCTCAACGCCTTGGGGTACACCTTGTCTGACCGCACGACGCGCTACGCCGAAGCCAAGGCGCTGATCGAACAGGCTCACCAGTTGAATCCCGAAGACCCGGCCGTTCTCGACAGCCTCGGCTGGGTGAACTTCCGAATGGGCAACCTCGACGAAGCTGAACGCTTGCTGCGTCAGGCCCTGGAGCGGTTCCCCGACCAGGAAGTCGCTGCGCACCTGGGCGAAGTCCTGTGGGCCAACGGCAAACAACGCGAAGCCAGACAGATCTGGAGCAAGTTCCTCAAAGATCAACCTGACAGCCCTACCCTGCGCAGCACCATCAAGCGCCTGACCGGTTCCGAGACTCTTTAAAATCATGTTTTTGCGCCACGTTATCGTTTTCAGCTTTATCGCCCTGCTTGCCGGTTGCGCAGGCTTTGGTGCCCGTGAGTCGGTCGAAGGTCACGGCAACCCCGCACAATGGAGCGAGCACAAGCAGCAACTGGCCAGCCTCGATGGCTGGCAAATCAACGGCAAGGTTGGCATTCGCGCCCCGAAAGATTCGGGTAGCGGCACGTTGTTCTGGCTGCAACGCCAGGATTACTACGACATCCGCCTCTCCGGTCCATTAGGCCGCGGTGCTGCCCGACTGATGGGACGGCCCGGCAAGGTTTCGCTGGAAGTCGCCAACCAGGGTCGCTATGAAGCGTCCACCCCCGAAGGTTTGCTGGAAGAACAACTGGGCTGGAAGCTGCCGGTCTCGCACCTGGTCTGGTGGGTTCGCGGCTTACCCGCGCCCGACAGCAAAAGTCGCTTGAGCCTCGATGCCGACAGTCGCCTGGCCACACTGGAGCAGGATGGCTGGCAGGTCGAATACCTCAGCTACACCCAACAAAATGGCTACTGGCTACCGGAGCGGATCAAACTGCACGGCATCGACCTTGACGTCACGCTGGTGATCAAGGACTGGCAACCTCGCAAATTGGGGCAATGACATGCCAGCAAATCGCCTGACCCTGCCCTCGCCCGCCAAGCTCAATTTGATGCTGCACATCCTCGGTCGCCGTGAAGACGGCTACCACGAGCTGCAAACACTGTTTCAGTTTCTCGATTACGGCGATGAAATCACCTTCGCCGTACGCGATGACGGTGTCATTCGTTTGCATACCGAATTCGAAGGCGTCCCTCACGACAGCAATCTGATCGTCAAAGCCGCCAAGAAACTCCAGGAACAATCCGGCTGCACGCTCGGGATTGATATCTGGATCGAAAAAATCCTGCCCATGGGCGGTGGAATCGGCGGCGGCAGCTCGAATGCCGCCACTACATTGCTGGGGCTCAATCATCTCTGGCAACTGGGCTGGGATGAAGATCGGCTCGCCACCCTGGGCCTGACCCTGGGCGCCGACGTCCCGGTTTTCGTGCGTGGGCATGCCGCATTTGCCGAGGGCGTGGGAGAAAAGCTCACCCCCGTAGACCCCGAAGAACCGTGGTATCTGGTGCTTGTGCCGCAAGTATCTGTAAGTACAGCAGAAATTTTTTCAGATCCGCTGTTGACACGTAACTCTTCTCCCATTAAAGTGCGCCCCGTTCCCAAGGGAAACAGTCGAAATGACTGCTTACCGGTGGTAACAAGGCGTTATCCAGATGTACGTAACGCTTTGAATTTGCTAGGTAAATTTACCGAAGCAAAACTCACCGGAACTGGAAGTTGTGTGTTTGGGGGCTTCCCAAGCAAAGCTGAAGCTGATAAAGTCTCGGCCCTTCTTACAGAGACCCTTACAGGGTTTGTAGCAAAGGGAAGCAACGTTTCGATGTTGCATCGCAAACTACAAAGTCTGCTCTAAAAGGAATCGAGTACTGGGTACTCGTTGCAACAGATACAGGGGCGTCGCCAAGCGGTAAGGCAGCAGGTTTTGATCCTGCCATGCGTTGGTTCGAATCCAGCCGCCCCTGCCATTTTCTAATACTCATCCAGGTTACCCTCAGCCTTCAGGTACTGCGCGTGTCCAAGATGATGGTCTTTACGGGGAACGCTAACCCCGATCTGGCTCGGCGTGTTGTACGTCAGCTGCATATCCCTCTCGGTGACATCTCTGTCGGTAAATTTTCCGACGGCGAAATTACAGCCGAGATCAATGAAAACGTCCGCGGTAAAGATGTTTTCATTATTCAGCCGACTTGCGCTCCGACCAACGATAACCTGATGGAACTCGTCGTGATGGCTGATGCCTTCCGCCGCTCCTCAGCAACTCGTATCACTGCTGTTATTCCTTACTTTGGTTATGCCCGTCAGGATCGCCGTCCGCGTTCCGCACGTGTGGCTATCAGCGCGAAAGTCGTTGCTGACATGCTTACCGTAGTCGGCATCGATCGTGTTCTCACGGTTGATTTGCATGCTGACCAAATCCAGGGTTTCTTCGATATTCCGGTAGATAACATCTACGGCTCCCCGGTTCTGGTGGATGACATTGAAGATCAGCGCTTCGAAAACCTGATGATCGTGTCCCCGGACATTGGCGGCGTCGTGCGTGCACGTGCTGTTGCCAAGTCCCTGGGCGTGGACCTCGGGATCATCGACAAACGCCGTGAGAAAGCCAATCACTCTGAAGTGATGCATATCATCGGTGATGTCGAAGGGCGTACCTGTATTCTGGTCGACGACATGGTTGATACCGCCGGCACCCTGTGCCACGCGGCTAAAGCCTTGAAAGAGCATGGCGCTGCCAAAGTCTTTGCCTACTGCACACACCCTGTGCTGTCGGGTCGAGCGATCGAAAACATTGAAAATTCCGTGCTGGACGAGCTGGTGGTGACTAACACCATCCCGCTGTCCGCCGCAGCACAAGCCTGTGCACGTATCCGTCAACTGGATATCGCACCGGTAGTTGCCGAAGCGGTTCGCCGCATCAGCAATGAAGAATCGATCAGCGCGATGTTCCGCTAAGGGCCCTGCCCTTTCGGACACTTCTCGTTGACGAAAAGCGCCCCGCCCCGGCATTCCTGTCGGGGCGGGGCTTTTTTGCCCATATCGCCTTTAGCGCTGGTCGCAAACGCTGGGGCGAATGTGGTTATTTTGGAGATACAACATGAACGAATTTACTCTGAATGCTGAAGTGCGTTCCGACCTGGGGAAAGGTGCGAGCCGCCGCCTGCGTCGTCTCGCAAGCCTGGTTCCAGCTGTAGTTTACGGTGGCGAAAAAGCCCCTGAATCCATCAGCATGCTGGCTAAAGAAGTTGCCAAACTGCTCGAAAACGAAGCGGCTTACAGCCACATCATCGAGCTGAACGTTGGCGGCACCAAGCAAAACGTAATCATCAAAGCTCTGCAACGTCACCCGGCCAAAGGCCACGTGATGCACGCTGACTTCGTACGCGTTGTTGCTGGTCAGAAACTGTCCGCTCACGTTCCTGTGCACTTCATCAACGAAGCTGCTGCAGTGAAAAAAGGCGGCGAAATTTCGCACGTTGTTGCTGAAGTTGAAGTTTCCTGCCTGCCAAAAGACCTGCCTGAATTCATCGAAGTCGACCTGGCTGACGCCGAAATCGGCTCGATCATTCACCTGTCCAACATCAAGGCCCCTAAAGGCGTTGAATTTGTTGCTCTGGCTCACGGTAACGACCTGGCTGTTGCCAACGTTCACGCTCCACGTGTTGCTCCAGCTGCAGAAGGCGCTGCAGAGTAATTCACTCTGTACGCCGGAGTGAGCAAGTAACATCGCGGACTGGAACGTAGCGAGAAAGCGGGCGGAACGCGGAGTTTACATCATGGTAAATGAGCATTTTTCGTCCACTTTCGCCGCACAACCCCATTGCCGCGATGTTATCAACCACTCCAAGGAAGGGCCCCTGACGTGAGTGCCATCAAACTGATCGTTGGCCTGGGAAATCCAGGCTCCGAATACGAACAGACCCGGCATAACGCAGGGGCCCTTTTTGTTGAGCGCATCGCGCACGCCCAAGGTGTAAACCTTGTGCCCGATCGCAAGTATTTCGGCCTGACCGGGCGCTTCTCGCATCAGGGTCAGGATGTTCGCCTGCTGATTCCCACCACCTACATGAACCGTAGCGGCCAGGGCCGTGGCGGCACTTGCCGGTTTTTTCCGCATCAAGCCGGAAGAGATCCTGGTGGCGCATGACGAACTCGACTTGCCTCCCGGCGTTGCCAAGCTCAAACAGGGCGGCGGGCATGGCGGTCACAACGGGTTGCGCGACATCATTGCGCAACTGGGCAACCAGAATACCTTTCACCGTCTGCGGCTCGGCATTGGCCACCCGGGCGTTGCCAGTATGGTTTCAAACTTTGTCCTGGGTCGTGCGCCACGCGCCGAACAGGAAAAACTCGATGCCAGCATCGATTTTGCCCTCGGCGTGCTGCCGGATATCTTCGCCGGTGAATGGAACCGCGCGATGAAAAACCTGCACAGCCAGAAGGCCTGACTCTTACCCGAGGGGAAACACCATGGGATTCAATTGCGGCATCGTCGGCCTGCCTAACGTCGGCAAGTCCACCCTGTTCAACGCCCTGACCAAATCCGGTATCGCGGCCGAGAACTTCCCCTTCTGCACCATCGAGCCGAACAGCGGTATCGTGCCGATGCCGGATCCACGCCTGGACGCCCTGGCGGCCATCGTCAATCCAAAGCGCATCCTGCCGACCACCATGGAATTCGTCGACATTGCGGGCCTGGTTGCCGGTGCCTCGAAAGGTGAAGGCCTGGGTAACAAGTTCCTGGCCAACATCCGCGAAACCGATGCCATCGCCCACGTGGTCCGCTGCTTCGAAGACGAGAACGTGATTCACGTCTCCAACAGCGTCGACCCGAAACGCGACATCGAGATCATCGACCTGGAACTGATCTTCGCCGACCTCGACAGCTGCGAGAAGCAACTGCAGAAAGTCGCTCGCAACGCCAAGGGTGGCGACAAGGATGCTGTCGTTCAGAAAGGCCTGCTGGAGCAGTTGATCGCTCACTTCACCCTCGGGAAGCCTGCGCGCAGCCTGATGAAGAACATGAGCACCGACGAAAAAGCGGTGATCCGTGGCTTCCACCTGCTGACCACCAAACCAGTCATGTACATCGCCAACGTGGCTGAAGACGGTTTCGAAAATAACCCGCTGCTGGACGTGGTCAAGGCCATCGCCGAAGAAGAAGGCGCAGTGGTTGTACCGGTCTGCAACAAGATCGAAGCGGAAATCGCCGAGCTGGATGACGGCGAAGAGAAAGACATGTTCCTTGAGGCCCTGGGCCTGGAAGAGCCTGGCCTGAACCGCGTAATCCGCGCCGGCTACGAAATGCTGCACCTGCAGACCTACTTCACCGCTGGCGTCGAAGAAGTCCGCGCCTGGACCGTCCGCGTCGGTGCCACCGCACCACAAGCCGCTGGCGTGATCCACACCGACTTCGAAAAAGGCTTCATCCGCGCCGAAGTGATCGCCTACGACGATTTCATCCAGTACAAAGGTGAAGCCGGTACCAAGGAAGCCGGTAAATGGCGCCTGGAAGGCAAGGAATACATCGTCAAAGACGGCGACGTGATGCACTTCCGCTTTAACGTCTAACGGTAATCCTCCTGTTTCAGGCGGACTGAAAAGCCCGCCACCCTCTCTGTAGATCAGGGAGAAGGTGGCGGGCTTTTTTGCGTTTGGGGCAGGCGATTGGTAACGCCCTGCCCCGCACCGCCATTCCTAGAAGTACGTCGTAGCCCCCGCAAAGAACGCCCGGCCAGGCACGTAGAAGGTCGTCGAGCCATCGCGCAGATCTTCATCCAACAGGTTCTGTACGCCCGCATTCAACGTCAGCCATTTGGTCACGGCCAGATTCGCGGTCAGGTCATAGGTGGTGTACGACTTGACGAAATCGGTGCCAACGCCACGTTGTTTACCCACATGCTGCGCCGAAACTTCGGTGTTTAGCTGATCCGTCACCTGCCAGTTGATCGCACTGAACGCAGACAGTTTTGGCGCGCTGATCAGGTCTTCACCCGTGGACAGGTTTTTGCTTTCAAGCATGTAAGTGGCATTGGTGCGCCAGTCCACGGAATCCGTCAGCGGTACGCGAACCGAACCTTCCCAACCACGGGTACGCGCCTTTTCGACGTTTTCCAGCATGGTCCACCAGCGACCCTGGTAGAAACCCAACGGTGCGTACTCGATCTTGTCCTCGAAGTCGGTATGGAAGTAGGTCAGGCCCGCCTCCCAACCATCGCGGTCAAAGGACACGCCCACTTCTTTGTTGACGCTGGTTTCCGGGGCCAGGTTCGGGTTACCGGCCATCCAGCAACTGCCGGTGGTGTAGCCCAGAGGTCGCAGCGAGCCACAGCCGCGACCACCGGATTCAGTCGCCGCACCGGCGCTGCCTTCTTTCAGGCTCGGCGCACGAAAGCCTTTGGACACACCGCCACGCACCGTCCAGTCTGGATGCGGATGGTAGACCAGATACGCGCGCGGGCTGTTGTGGTTGCCGTACTCCTCACTGTGGTCGAAGCGGTTACCCAGGGTCAGGGTCAGGTTGTCGAGCAGGAACAGCTCATCCTCGATGAAGGCCGCCGAGTAATCCCCTTTCAGCGTGGCGCCGCTCACGGGAGCCCCCTGGTAGTCCACCGGTACGGTGCCGAGCGTATCGCTGTTGGTCAGCTCTTCGCGCTTCCACTGCCCGCCCACTGTCAGGCGCTGATTGAGCAAGAACTCAAACGGAATGTTGAGGCTGCCTTCGACGATCTTCTCTTCCGAACTGGCCTTGCCCCAATCGATGTCGTTCTTGAATTTGTTCAGGTACATGT
Proteins encoded in this region:
- the lolB gene encoding lipoprotein insertase outer membrane protein LolB yields the protein MFLRHVIVFSFIALLAGCAGFGARESVEGHGNPAQWSEHKQQLASLDGWQINGKVGIRAPKDSGSGTLFWLQRQDYYDIRLSGPLGRGAARLMGRPGKVSLEVANQGRYEASTPEGLLEEQLGWKLPVSHLVWWVRGLPAPDSKSRLSLDADSRLATLEQDGWQVEYLSYTQQNGYWLPERIKLHGIDLDVTLVIKDWQPRKLGQ
- the ispE gene encoding 4-(cytidine 5'-diphospho)-2-C-methyl-D-erythritol kinase; translation: MPANRLTLPSPAKLNLMLHILGRREDGYHELQTLFQFLDYGDEITFAVRDDGVIRLHTEFEGVPHDSNLIVKAAKKLQEQSGCTLGIDIWIEKILPMGGGIGGGSSNAATTLLGLNHLWQLGWDEDRLATLGLTLGADVPVFVRGHAAFAEGVGEKLTPVDPEEPWYLVLVPQVSVSTAEIFSDPLLTRNSSPIKVRPVPKGNSRNDCLPVVTRRYPDVRNALNLLGKFTEAKLTGTGSCVFGGFPSKAEADKVSALLTETLTGFVAKGSNVSMLHRKLQSLL
- a CDS encoding ribose-phosphate pyrophosphokinase, whose translation is MSKMMVFTGNANPDLARRVVRQLHIPLGDISVGKFSDGEITAEINENVRGKDVFIIQPTCAPTNDNLMELVVMADAFRRSSATRITAVIPYFGYARQDRRPRSARVAISAKVVADMLTVVGIDRVLTVDLHADQIQGFFDIPVDNIYGSPVLVDDIEDQRFENLMIVSPDIGGVVRARAVAKSLGVDLGIIDKRREKANHSEVMHIIGDVEGRTCILVDDMVDTAGTLCHAAKALKEHGAAKVFAYCTHPVLSGRAIENIENSVLDELVVTNTIPLSAAAQACARIRQLDIAPVVAEAVRRISNEESISAMFR
- a CDS encoding 50S ribosomal protein L25/general stress protein Ctc, with the protein product MNEFTLNAEVRSDLGKGASRRLRRLASLVPAVVYGGEKAPESISMLAKEVAKLLENEAAYSHIIELNVGGTKQNVIIKALQRHPAKGHVMHADFVRVVAGQKLSAHVPVHFINEAAAVKKGGEISHVVAEVEVSCLPKDLPEFIEVDLADAEIGSIIHLSNIKAPKGVEFVALAHGNDLAVANVHAPRVAPAAEGAAE
- the ychF gene encoding redox-regulated ATPase YchF codes for the protein MGFNCGIVGLPNVGKSTLFNALTKSGIAAENFPFCTIEPNSGIVPMPDPRLDALAAIVNPKRILPTTMEFVDIAGLVAGASKGEGLGNKFLANIRETDAIAHVVRCFEDENVIHVSNSVDPKRDIEIIDLELIFADLDSCEKQLQKVARNAKGGDKDAVVQKGLLEQLIAHFTLGKPARSLMKNMSTDEKAVIRGFHLLTTKPVMYIANVAEDGFENNPLLDVVKAIAEEEGAVVVPVCNKIEAEIAELDDGEEKDMFLEALGLEEPGLNRVIRAGYEMLHLQTYFTAGVEEVRAWTVRVGATAPQAAGVIHTDFEKGFIRAEVIAYDDFIQYKGEAGTKEAGKWRLEGKEYIVKDGDVMHFRFNV
- a CDS encoding TonB-dependent receptor; translated protein: MKNTPCLFNSLFLTAGVLLAAPALQAEEIGEVDKHNVTELDTSFVTATGGATDLRDAPASVSVISREEIERQPVYDLNTLLRRIPGVTGGFGPVGEQSKIKLRGLDDKYTLILVDGKRIGSSSDLSYRRDLGRQDLNWIAPSMIERIEIVRGPMSSLYGSDAMGGVINIITRKVSKTWSGSANVNTTIPEDSDRGQTTQTSLNLSGPLTDSLGLRLGANLTRRAADEVEARRDKTGEFMYGDGAGGSKDHSLNALLDWRINDEQSLSFEAVHGVERSWSSKKTFGDWGETIGAQFGAGRLIRDSYTLSHTGDWSFGSSKVDMYLNKFKNDIDWGKASSEEKIVEGSLNIPFEFLLNQRLTVGGQWKREELTNSDTLGTVPVDYQGAPVSGATLKGDYSAAFIEDELFLLDNLTLTLGNRFDHSEEYGNHNSPRAYLVYHPHPDWTVRGGVSKGFRAPSLKEGSAGAATESGGRGCGSLRPLGYTTGSCWMAGNPNLAPETSVNKEVGVSFDRDGWEAGLTYFHTDFEDKIEYAPLGFYQGRWWTMLENVEKARTRGWEGSVRVPLTDSVDWRTNATYMLESKNLSTGEDLISAPKLSAFSAINWQVTDQLNTEVSAQHVGKQRGVGTDFVKSYTTYDLTANLAVTKWLTLNAGVQNLLDEDLRDGSTTFYVPGRAFFAGATTYF